In Tribolium castaneum strain GA2 chromosome 4, icTriCast1.1, whole genome shotgun sequence, one DNA window encodes the following:
- the sev gene encoding proto-oncogene tyrosine-protein kinase ROS isoform X1, with protein MRLFSTPQSEHVIFGKMLVLWLFVVIAIGRTRANFDHQVEYQCIQHCPLQNRTDAGHYDYACDYGCNINQCNKGCKLWRRALNSSCPKVCNGPMDRLTPKALYCVMGCNDAMTKYFNQLKSKLLTPPAPALVADTLSATSLRLEWNFPEAKRVGLTYHVQWKYEELTATWHYCRNVTWFDNDTVLIENLQPYTKYRFRIVLILGHQENQIVSNPSVVISTLASGIPVSPPSSVRVAPIDSTRISVSWEPGPFPHGPLLSYVLQITDNHPDAEVPPEVKDIPAENNFYMFRNLRPARNYTISIKMRNGVGSGPSAKVTVSTPSESLVKDTQQPVLILGTEHGVVEEGTDILDEPAILYSSKLNITGIGIHISKKLIFVSDSKGHIIKMPLSRNNTNNITYILPPFRINQTNFMPLDLSIDWLNDQLYILGKTQNVKHPMWLIARCDLDGRGLTIAVAGLTTQPYNIEVDPYNGYLFWGIHGTGLYRLDISDFSNGIRHEVQPVLILSEKKLNMSAFTVDHTNFRLFVANEREKTINTVSLDGKEIINVRPNVIKSKLENVVSLATANKKFYWTNGDDIFYEEYHNSVYFHNSYPDLSLSTKSYKKVIINLQSSQPIPSPVNPPTNVQAIFGSNIAKTTWLPPHLLGIQGKGAWQNWSYEVAIKEVGSQKFISHRNINTTSYKISGLRENTEYVIKAAAYTRSGQGPWSSEFRGFTLSRSKNPMIYWSAAKGLLRTDAAGENVETLIHKSRIKGSVFIDMTWYQDLVYLVTNDSHVYWYDTRSHSQGQLIGIDSVGSIAVDWIGKKLYWSNPKRQMIIRGNLNGTQQEPLPILTLAKELNIDSVKAYLYWSTGFAVRCAHLNGENLIEYHPVQLFSGRQVMGLTLDMHNKFVYWIVRGLEGSNLFRAPMAGYSEKITENFKITSLQKPNMQGPLCYFHKRLLWLQDNKNAAISDLQGNNIATISGKSMSDLTLVYVVDSSLHVMPDIPEIVVIPETVDKNSVRVIGSLNSFNVTWNPVKNVNYGQVFYEVSIDSLLRNDSAIVTNSTSVRYWQQVAPFTKLQVAIRAFTYWGTSPQIRAKVYSPASTPSVPTNLRAYVTHHSSGTNVTITVRWGPPLFPNGVLKGYKIHCWYLDAAQRRDMCRDLVKKPEEFQIDFKPPHDHIYYFNVQAFSEMGDGDLSDPIQVNSSQELPLPRLLVASEDSIFIQDIDSDRNESLLHGIVTPTEIGYLIKESKLFWIDQLQNLMMYDMLKGNKTKITSLRNNVTGVTVDWLERSIYYAQSENWDSGSSVFKLDLNYVDRGIVKMSKVFFTPASISKIEVSPYTRKLYWVEKSKLMVCNTDGSDKSEFFNKNKYTKRSTLGGGCNCPVDVNIEKTYTLDHSTETKPLLVFVESDTQNVVSADKNGCSCSVIANNSLGVTLPLDRLKSDFGTLYWTNSRLLHALRKKEANLVTKEVNGRDILIFGPHMQPFPPSECLRPRQLANIRVTLKEKTSTSLTLVMPEVGQICADTSMPTVEYRIYYAEKIDNNTCDLTCNFSATFDKEFTIKSLKPFTHYVVAVAVSNYYTEEEEIVLGPSTVFQTAIGAPSPPQNVTVKVLNPTMAQVSWSPPQHLNGVTVHYEIYCQTERTLSGVRQKEQSNVEQQFTPNSHFLTIVLNKLSPNETYTIWVKAYSETNETSSDSDKVQINTYPEPSDLILVNRTAYMLTVTWDVCANIDHYNVQMSPVTSNDWRNVSESGEGIFASEENLQPKTQYKFRLSLSYYNYPEEYIWPQDSRFVYETLGDKPSPPGTPKIQYVKPNIYKVWWEEAKDNGAPIELYKLEGLEFPNYRTKRSTNRTAFFYTAPSVEEEEREWQQFYNGTETSWIINGLSEKYKYEFRVLALNAYGWSDPSDSSTAFDLNEAARMAEKQSPMTLIAIATFIPVSVFLIILLCIVCRKYGKPKKVQVVSIPRGPDVELATLRELPRRGIHNTNVLYVSTQPTSEEMTLLPHIRRDQITLMKFLGSGAFGEVFEGKARGIYNSSGDTKVAVKTLRKCASDQEKAEFLQEAQLMSNFKHEHILQLLGVCLDNDPHFIIMELMQGGDLLTYLRSSRNPNTDTPSLSLIELLKMCVDVAKGCRYLEEMHFVHRDLACRNCLVSSKDPDRIVKIGDFGLARDIYKNDYYRKEGEGLLPVRWMAPESLVDGVFTSQSDVWAFGVLLWEIMTLGQQPYPARNNLEVLHYVRRGGRLGKPTDCPETLHNLMLKCWEFEADKRPTFKYCLDVLDNLHLQNLRSPTTGAHEGQYISTVQEYFIQGISNEAYFRDENFSGDIEDDSNKEKTPFLASEAASAIPKYLELLYEPETCPPNDGYEIPNQMLQNESTTKRSSSVVSISSNGNVPDKKTQNGSICK; from the exons tgcaACAAAGGCTGCAAATTGTGGCGGAGAGCTTTGAACTCGTCGTGCCCCAAAGTCTGC AACGGTCCCATGGACCGGCTCACCCCCAAAGCCCTCTACTGCGTAATGGGGTGCAACGACGCCATGACCAAATACTTCAACCAGTTGAAGTCGAAACTGCTGACCCCTCCGGCCCCAGCTCTGGTGGCTGACACCCTCAGCGCCACTTCCCTCAGACTCGAGTGGAACTTCCCCGAGGCTAAGAGAGTCGGGCTGACTTACCACGTCCAGTGGAAGTACGAAGAACTGACAGCCACGTGGCACTACTGTCGTAATGTTACGTGGTTTGACAACGACACggttttaattgaaaacttGCAACCCTACACGAAATACAGA TTTCGCATCGTCCTGATTTTGGGCCACCAGGAGAACCAGATCGTGTCGAACCCCAGCGTGGTCATAAGTACCCTGGCTTCGGGAATCCCAGTTTCGCCACCAAGTAGTGTACGAGTGGCTCCCATTGATTCCACACGTATAAGTGTGAGCTGGGAACCTGGCCCTTTCCCGCACGGTCCCCTCCTCTCCTATGTGCTCCAAATCACTGATAATCATCCAGATGCCGAAGTACCACCGGAAGTCAAG GATATTCCGGCCGAAAATAACTTCTACATGTTTAGAAACTTACGGCCAGCTCGTAATTACACCATTTCCATCAAAATGAGAAATGGGGTCGGGTCAGGGCCTTCGGCCAAAGTCACAGTTTCTACACCTTCCGAATCTTTAG tAAAAGACACCCAACAACCAGTTCTAATCCTTGGTACTGAGCATGGAGTCGTAGAGGAGGGAACTGACATCCTTGACGAACCTGCCATCTTATACAGCAGCAAATTAAACATAACAGGCATTGGGATACACATCAGCAAAAAGCTCATTTTCGTGTCAGATTCCAAAGGCCACATTATCAAAATGCCGCTATCTCGCAACAACACGAACAATATCACGTACATTTTGCCGCCGTTTCGCATCAACCAGACGAATTTCATGCCTCTAGACCTATCAATTGACTGGTTGAACGACCAGTTGTACATTTTGGGCAAAACGCAAAATGTTAAACACCCAATGTGGTTGATAGCACGGTGCGATCTGGATGGCCGTGGGCTTACCATCGCAGTGGCGGGTTTGACCACACAACCGTACAACATTGAAGTGGACCCATACAATGG TTATCTTTTCTGGGGCATCCACGGCACCGGTCTTTACCGCTTAGACATTTCCGATTTTTCCAACGGAATCAGACACGAAGTACAACCGGTACTAATCCTCAGCGAGAAGAAACTAAACATGAGTGCTTTCACAGTGGACCACACAAATTTCCGGCTTTTTGTCGCAAACGAGCGCGAAAAAACCATAAATACAGTCTCGCTGGATGG GAAGGAAATAATCAACGTGCGGCCAAACGTTATCAAGTCGAAACTCGAAAACGTCGTGTCTTTAGCCACCGctaacaaaaaattctattgGACGAACGGTGACGATATTTTTTACGAAGAGTACCACAATTCCGTCTACTTCCACAACTCGTACCCCGACCTATCATTGTCCACAAAATCGTACAAGAAAGTTATAATTAACTTGCAAAGTTCGCAACCTATCCCCAGCCCTGTGAACCCCCCAACCAACGTCCAGGCAATTTTTGGGAGCAACATAGCCAAAACAACGTGGCTGCCCCCTCATTTGTTGGGGATTCAGGGCAAGGGTGCTTGGCAGAACTGGTCGTACGAAGTCGCGATTAAAGAAGTGGGTTCGCAAAAGTTCATCTCGCACCGAAATATCAACACCACGTCTTACAAAATCTCAGGCTTGAGGGAAAACACGGAGTATGTTATCAAAGCTGCGGCTTACACCAGGTCGGGGCAAGGGCCCTGGTCGTCCGAATTCCGGGGATTCACCTTAAGTCGCTCGAAAAACCCCATGATTTATTGGTCGGCTGCCAAAGGCCTGCTGCGGACTGACGCCGCTGGGGAAAATGTCGAGACGTTGATTCACAAAAGCAGGATTAAAGGCTCGGTTTTTATCGACATGACGTGGTACCAAGACTTGGTTTATTTGGTCACGAATGACTCGCATGTCTATTGGTACGACACCAGGAGTCATAGTCAGGGACAGTTGATTGGTATTGACTCAGTTGGCAGTATTGCTGTTGACTGGATCGGGAAAAAACTCTACTGGTCGAACCCTAAACGACAAATG ATTATCAGAGGGAACTTGAATGGTACCCAGCAGGAACCACTGCCAATTCTCACACTGGCCAAGGAACTGAACATTGATTCAGTCAAAGCTTATCTGTACTGGTCCACAGGGTTTGCAGTTCGCTGTGCACACCTTAACGGGGAAAACTTGATAGAGTACCACCCGGTACAGCTATTTTCCGGAAGACAAG tgATGGGCCTAACCCTCGACATGCACAACAAATTCGTCTACTGGATCGTCCGAGGTCTGGAAGGCTCGAATTTATTCCGGGCCCCGATGGCCGGCTATTCcgaaaaaatcaccgaaaatttcaaaattacgaGTTTGCAAAAACCCAACATGCAGGGCCCACTTTGCTACTTCCACAAGCGTCTCTTGTGGCTCCAAGACAACAAAAACGCGGCTATTAGTGACCTCCAAGGCAACAACATTGCCACAATCAGCGGAAAAAGCATGTCTGATTTAACCCTAGTCTACGTGGTTGATTCCTCATTGCACGTTATGCCCG ACATTCCCGAAATTGTGGTAATCCCCGAAACGGTAGACAAAAATTCGGTCCGAGTGATCGGTTCTTTAAATTCGTTCAATGTGACTTGGAACCCAGTCAAGAACGTCAACTACGGGCAAGTGTTTTACGAAGTCAGTATTGACAGTCTTTTACGGAACGATTCTGCA ATTGTTACGAATTCGACTTCAGTGAGGTATTGGCAACAAGTGGCCCCTTTTACCAAACTCCAAGTGGCAATCCGGGCGTTCACTTATTGGGGCACTTCGCCCCAAATCCGCGCCAAAGTCTACTCCCCGGCCTCCACCCCTTCAGTCCCCACAAATCTCCGAGCTTACGTAACGCACCACAGCAGCGGCACCAACGTCACTATCACCGTCCGCTGGGGCCCTCCCTTGTTCCCCAACGGGGTGCTCAAAGGCTACAAGATACACTGCTGGTACTTGGACGCCGCGCAACGAAGAGACATGTGCCGGGACTTGGTCAAAAAACCGGAGGAGTTCCAGATTGATTTCAAGCCACCACACGACCACATCTACTACTTCAACGTGCAAGCTTTCAGCGAAATGGGCGACGGGGATTTGTCCGACCCCATCCAGGTCAACTCCAGCCAAGAACTACCATTGCCACGGCTCTTGGTGGCGTCGGAAGACTCGATTTTCATCCAAGACATTGACTCGGATCGGAACGAGTCGCTCTTACACGGGATTGTAACACCGACGGAGATCGGCTATCTGATCAAAGAATCGAAACTGTTCTGGATCGACCAGTTGCAAAACCTCATGATGTACGATATGTTGAAAGGGAATAAGACTAAAATCACGAGCTTGCGGAACAATGTCACGGGCGTGACCGTTGATTGGCTGGAGCGGAGCATTTACTACGCCCAGAGCGAGAATTGGGACTCGGGCTCGAGCGTTTTCAAGCTTGATTTAAACTATGTTGATCGGGGGATTGTCAAAATGAGCAAAGTTTTCTTCACGCCGGCTAGTATCAGTAAAATCGAGGTTTCGCCCTACACCAGGAAGCTCTACTGGGTGGAAAAATCCAAGTTGATGGTTTGCAACACCGATGGGAGCGACAAAAGCGAGTTTTTTAACAAGAACAAGTACACCAAACGATCCACACTTGGTGGGGGTTGCAATTGCCCGGTGGACGTCAATATTGAGAAAACCTACACTTTGGACCACTCGACTGAGACTAAACCATTGCTAGTTTTCGTAGAGTCTGACACTCAGAATGTGGTGTCGGCCGACAAAAACGGCTGTTCCTGCAGTGTTATTGCAAACAACTCACTTGGTGTCACACTCCCGCTTGATCGTTTGAAATCGGACTTTGGTACTTTGTATTGGACAAATTCGCGCCTTCTTCACGCACTGAGGAAGAAAGAGGCGAATTTGGTCACGAAGGAGGTGAACGGTCGCGATATCCTCATTTTCGGGCCGCATATGCAACCCTTCCCCCCTAGCGAGTGTCTGAGACCACGGCAGTTAGCCAACATTAGAGTGACTCTAAAGGAAAAAACTTCAACTTCCTTGACTTTGGTTATGCCAGAGGTTGGGCAAATCTGCGCCGACACTTCGATGCCCACGGTTGAGTACCGAATTTATTACGCGGAGAAAATCGACAACAACACGTGTGACCTCACTTGCAACTTCTCCGCAACTTTCGATAAAGAATTCACGATCAAAAGTTTGAAACCGTTCACTCACTACGTGGTTGCGGTCGCTGTTAGCAATTACTACACCGAGGAAGAGGAAATAGTCCTCGGACCCTCTACAGTTTTTCAGACCGCAATCGGAG CACCGTCGCCCCCACAAAACGTCACAGTTAAAGTGCTGAACCCGACAATGGCCCAAGTGTCGTGGTCGCCCCCTCAGCACCTCAACGGTGTGACAGTTCACTACGAAATCTACTGCCAGACCGAACGGACCCTTTCGGGTGTTCGCCAAAAAGAACAGTCGAATGTTGAGCAACAATTTACCCCAAACTCCCACTTTCTCACGATCGTCCTCAACAAACTCTCCCCTAATGAGACTTACACGATCTGGGTGAAGGCATACAGTGAGACGAACGAGACGTCCAGTGACAGTGacaaagtgcaaataaacacGTACCCCGAACCCAGTGACTTAATTCTAGTGAACCGGACCGCGTACATGTTGACTGTGACATGGGACGTGTGTGCCAACATCGACCACTACAACGTGCAAATGTCCCCAGTCACGTCCAACGACTGGCGGAACGTGAGCGAATCTGGCGAAGGTATTTTCGCCAGTGAGGAGAATTTGCAACCAAAGACACAGTACAAGTTCCGGTTGTCCCTCTCCTATTACAATTACCCCGAGGAGTACATTTGGCCCCAAGACTCTCGCTTTGTTTACGAAACGCTTGGAGACAAGCCCTCGCCGCCTGGCACCCCCAAAATCCAGTACGTCAAGCCCAACATTTACAAAGTCTGGTGGGAGGAAGCCAAGGATAACGGAGCACCGATCGAATTGTACAAACTCGAAGGGTTGGAATTCCCGAATTACCGCACGAAGAGAAGTACAAACCGTACCGCTTTCTTCTACACCGCGCCTTCGGTGGAGGAGGAAGAGCGGGAATGGCAGCAGTTTTACAACGGGACTGAAACGTCCTGGATTATCAACGGCTTGAGCGAGAAATACAAGTACGAATTTAGGGTTCTGGCCTTGAATGCGTACGGGTGGAGCGACCCGAGTGACTCTAGCACGGCCTTTGACCTGAACGAAGCCGCCAGAATGGCCGAGAAGCAAAGCCCGATGACGCTGATTGCCATTGCTACTTTTATCCCAGTCTCGGTTTTCCTGATCATTTTGTTGTGCATTGTGTGCC GGAAATACGGGAAGCCGAAAAAAGTGCAAGTTGTGTCAATACCACGGGGGCCTGACGTCGAGTTGGCGACACTGAGGGAACTCCCCCGGAGGGGCATCCACAACACTAACGTGTTGTACGTCTCCACACAGCCCACGAGTGAGGAGATGACGCTTTTGCCACATATTCGGAG GGACCAAATTACTTTAATGAAGTTTCTGGGAAGTGGGGCTTTTGGGGAGGTTTTTGAAGGGAAAGCCAGGGGGATTTATAACAGTTCAGGGGATACTAAAGTAGCAGTCAAGACTTTGAGGAAGTGTGCCTCCGATCAGGAGAAAGCTGAGTTCTTGCAAGAAGCGCAACTTATGAGTAACTTCAAGCACGAACATATTTTGCAGCTTTTGGGGGTTTGTTTAGATAATGATCCGCATTTTATCATCATGGAGTTGATGCAAGGGGGCGATTTGTTGACTTATCTGCGCTCCTCCAGGAACCCCAAC ACCGACACCCCTTCCCTCTCCTTGATCGAGCTCCTGAAAATGTGCGTGGACGTGGCTAAGGGCTGCCGCTACCTGGAAGAGATGCACTTCGTGCACAGAGACTTGGCCTGTCGTAACTGTCTCGTTTCGTCAAAAGACCCCGACCGAATTGTGAAAATCGGCGACTTCGGCCTGGCCCGGGACATCTACAAGAACGACTACTACAGGAAAGAGGGCGAAGGCCTGCTGCCGGTCCGCTGGATGGCCCCCGAGTCGCTGGTCGACGGAGTCTTCACGAGCCAGTCGGACGTCTGGGCCTTCGGGGTCCTCCTGTGGGAAATAATGACCTTGGGGCAACAGCCGTACCCCGCCCGAAACAACCTCGAAGTGCTGCATTACGTACGGCGCGGGGGCCGGCTGGGGAAACCCACAGATTGTCCAGaaacttt GCACAATTTGATGCTGAAGTGTTGGGAATTCGAGGCCGATAAGAGGCCCACTTTCAAGTACTGCTTGGACGTGCTGGACAACCTGCACTTGCAGAACCTGCGGAGCCCCACGACGGGGGCCCACGAGGGCCAGTACATAAGCACCGTGCAGGAAT ATTTTATTCAAGGTATTTCCAATGAGGCGTATTTTCGCGATGAGAACTTTTCAG GTGACATTGAAGATGATTCCAATAAGGAGAAGACACCGTTTCTGGCCTCGGAAGCCGCTTCTGCAATTCCCAAGTATCTGGAATTGTTGTATGAACCAGAGACGTGCCCGCCAAATGACGGCTATGAAATACCGAACCAAATGCTGCAAAATGAAAGTACAACTAAACGAAGTTCCTCAGTAGTGTCCATATCGAGTAATGGGAATGTGCCAGACAAGAAAACACAAAACGGCtctatttgtaaataa